One Lycium barbarum isolate Lr01 chromosome 5, ASM1917538v2, whole genome shotgun sequence genomic window carries:
- the LOC132641430 gene encoding two-component response regulator ARR5-like, whose product MARNGVFSRWRRAEKVEEFDVLTETTHEVHVLAVDDSLVDRIVIERLLKITSCKVTTVDSGMTALKYLGLDEEESSVSIDGLKVDLIITDYCMPGMTGYDLLKKIKGSSFREIPVVIMSSENVLARIDRCLEEGAEDFLLKPVKLADVKRLKSYFRGEEKGINKRKLPETSSDDSSAPSLSPSSSLSPSPSPSPSLDLSSTPSPPSTSSPSSPKAFLSPLCTDSSTNSTDSSMPSSPTSPTRRLKMCSSQDL is encoded by the exons ATGGCAAGAAATGGTGTATTTTCACGGTGGCGTAGAGCTGAGAAAGTGGAAGAGTTTGATGTGTTAACAGAGACAACTCATGAAGTTCATGTACTTGCTGTTGATGATAGTCTTGTGGATAGAATAGTTATTGAACGTCTCCTCAAAATTACATCTTgcaaag TGACTACTGTGGATAGTGGGATGACAGCTTTGAAATATCTTGGATTGGATGAAGAAGAGAGCTCTGTTAGCATTGAT GGTTTGAAGGTGGATCTGATAATTACAGATTATTGTATGCCTGGAATGACTGGCTATGATTTGCTCAAAAAGATTAAG GGTTCATCTTTTAGGGAAATTCCAGTTGTGATCATGTCTTCTGAAAATGTTTTGGCTAGAATTGACAG ATGTCTGGAAGAAGGCGCTGAAGATTTCCTATTGAAGCCGGTGAAATTGGCGGATGTAAAACGTTTGAAGAGTTACTTTAGGGGAGAAGAAAAAGGAATAAACAAGAGAAAGTTGCCAGAAACATCGTCCGATGACTCATCAGCCCCAAGTCTCTCTCCTTCATCATCCTTGTCACCATCTCCATCGCCCTCGCCATCACTTGATCTCTCATCAACTCCTTCACCGCCATCCACTTCCTCTCCATCGTCCCCGAAAGCATTTTTGTCGCCCCTCTGTACCGACTCATCGACAAATTCCACTGATTCTTCCATGCCCTCTTCGCCAACATCACCAACAAGACGACTCAAAATGTGCAGCAGCCAAGATTTGTGA